The proteins below come from a single Demetria terragena DSM 11295 genomic window:
- the gcvT gene encoding glycine cleavage system aminomethyltransferase GcvT → MTDMALKTSPLHDHHLALSAKMADFGGWHMPIEYPGGGVLKEHEAVRQRVGIFDVSHLGKAVVRGPGAADFVNSCFTNDLRKVQPPKAQYTMCCDPATGGVVDDLIQYFKSEDEVLLVPNAANTAEVVRRMNEVVPEGVSVTDQHSEYAVIAVQGPKSVDVVGALGLPTDLAYMSFEEAEWNGAKVIVLCSGYTGEKGFELMPRWDDAGALWDALVAAMEPYDGLPCGLGARDTLRMEMGYPLHGNDLSTDITPNMARAGWAVGWDKESFWGKDVLAAQRAEKSCRLARGLTLTGRGIPRAGCEVKNSDGQVIGVVTSGTMSPTLKQGIALALLDRGVGIGDDVVVDVRGRELSAVVAKPPFVETGTA, encoded by the coding sequence ATGACGGACATGGCGCTGAAGACTTCACCTCTGCACGATCACCACCTCGCGTTGTCGGCCAAGATGGCTGACTTCGGCGGCTGGCACATGCCGATCGAATATCCCGGAGGTGGCGTTCTCAAGGAGCACGAGGCCGTACGCCAGAGGGTCGGGATCTTTGACGTCAGTCACCTCGGTAAGGCCGTCGTCCGTGGGCCTGGCGCGGCCGACTTCGTCAATTCCTGCTTCACCAACGATTTGCGCAAGGTGCAACCGCCCAAGGCGCAGTACACGATGTGCTGCGACCCGGCCACCGGTGGCGTTGTCGACGATCTGATCCAGTACTTCAAGAGCGAAGATGAAGTGCTGCTGGTGCCGAACGCCGCCAACACTGCCGAGGTCGTACGCCGCATGAACGAAGTTGTGCCTGAGGGTGTTTCGGTGACCGACCAGCACTCCGAATACGCCGTCATTGCCGTTCAAGGTCCGAAATCTGTCGATGTTGTCGGCGCGTTGGGCTTGCCGACCGACCTGGCCTACATGTCCTTCGAGGAGGCCGAGTGGAACGGCGCCAAGGTGATCGTTCTGTGCTCGGGCTACACGGGGGAGAAGGGGTTTGAGCTGATGCCGCGGTGGGACGACGCGGGAGCCTTGTGGGATGCGCTCGTGGCGGCCATGGAGCCCTACGACGGACTGCCCTGCGGTCTTGGCGCACGCGACACCCTGCGCATGGAGATGGGCTATCCGCTGCACGGAAACGACCTGTCCACGGACATCACCCCCAACATGGCGCGTGCCGGGTGGGCAGTGGGCTGGGACAAAGAATCGTTCTGGGGGAAAGACGTTCTCGCGGCGCAACGGGCTGAGAAGTCTTGTCGCCTGGCTCGCGGCCTCACCCTGACCGGTCGCGGGATCCCGCGAGCGGGTTGCGAGGTGAAGAACTCCGACGGGCAGGTCATCGGGGTCGTCACCTCCGGGACCATGTCACCCACCCTCAAGCAAGGCATTGCGTTGGCCCTGCTCGATCGGGGAGTCGGCATCGGCGACGACGTGGTGGTCGACGTCCGAGGGCGCGAGTTGAGTGCGGTCGTGGCCAAGCCACCGTTTGTGGAGACAGGCACCGCCTGA
- the sucB gene encoding 2-oxoglutarate dehydrogenase, E2 component, dihydrolipoamide succinyltransferase yields MSERVTMPALGESVTEGTVTRWLKDVGDEVAVDEPLLEVSTDKVDTEIPSPVSGTLQEVLVEVDETVPVGADLAVIGEGAAASGDSDDAPQEESAAPEPQQDSADQGEQQESEAPAQEEAAEPVSTDDAPADDAGSSDSASGGETITMPALGESVTEGTITRWLKEEGDDVAVDEPLLEVSTDKVDTEVPSPAAGKLTKILVQVDETVPVGAELAVVGGSAGGGSDAAAPAKEEAPKQEEAPKQEATPEPEAPKQGEAPKQEAPSEPTPPKQEPAPAPAAPAAQDETGSSAERDAAAYVTPLVRKLAQEKGIDLGAITGTGVGGRIRKQDVLAAAEAAAAPAETEAPAAQSAAPAAAGGDSQAVSAKRGTTEKMSRIRKVIAKNMVDSLQTAAQLTTVIEVDVTKVARLRAKHKAAFAEREGVKLSFMPFFALATCEALKAFPVLNASIDGDEVIYHGQENLGIAVDTEKGLMVPVIKDAGDLNIAGMARKIADLAERTRTNQISPDELSGATFSLTNTGSRGALFDTPIFGQPQVGILGTGAVVKRPVVVTDVDGGETIAIRSMVYLALSYDHRLVDGADAARFLADVKERLEEGAFEV; encoded by the coding sequence ATGTCTGAACGTGTGACCATGCCCGCCCTTGGAGAGTCCGTTACAGAGGGCACCGTGACCCGGTGGCTTAAGGACGTTGGCGACGAAGTCGCCGTCGACGAACCACTGCTCGAAGTATCAACCGACAAGGTCGATACCGAGATCCCCTCACCGGTCTCCGGAACCCTTCAGGAAGTGCTCGTCGAGGTCGACGAGACCGTGCCGGTTGGTGCTGATCTTGCCGTCATCGGCGAGGGTGCCGCCGCATCCGGTGATTCTGACGATGCCCCCCAGGAAGAGTCTGCTGCTCCGGAGCCGCAGCAGGACTCCGCTGATCAGGGCGAGCAGCAAGAGTCCGAAGCGCCTGCGCAGGAAGAGGCCGCCGAGCCCGTTTCCACAGATGACGCACCGGCAGATGACGCTGGGTCTAGTGACTCCGCTTCTGGTGGCGAGACCATCACGATGCCCGCGCTCGGTGAATCGGTCACCGAGGGCACGATCACGCGGTGGTTGAAGGAAGAGGGCGACGATGTCGCCGTCGACGAGCCGCTGCTGGAGGTCTCGACGGACAAGGTCGACACCGAAGTTCCCTCCCCCGCGGCCGGCAAGCTCACCAAGATCTTGGTTCAGGTGGACGAGACGGTTCCCGTGGGCGCCGAACTGGCCGTCGTGGGCGGCTCCGCTGGCGGTGGCTCGGATGCCGCTGCGCCTGCGAAGGAAGAGGCCCCCAAGCAGGAAGAGGCGCCCAAGCAAGAGGCAACTCCCGAGCCCGAGGCGCCCAAGCAGGGGGAAGCGCCCAAGCAAGAGGCACCTTCGGAGCCGACGCCCCCAAAGCAGGAACCAGCTCCGGCCCCGGCAGCGCCCGCGGCGCAGGACGAAACTGGCAGTAGCGCAGAGCGGGATGCGGCGGCATACGTCACTCCCCTGGTCCGCAAACTTGCCCAGGAGAAGGGCATCGATCTCGGCGCCATCACCGGCACCGGCGTCGGTGGTCGGATCCGCAAGCAAGACGTGCTCGCCGCTGCTGAGGCTGCAGCAGCACCAGCCGAAACCGAAGCCCCGGCGGCACAGAGCGCGGCTCCGGCAGCAGCGGGCGGTGACAGCCAGGCCGTCTCCGCGAAGCGTGGCACCACCGAGAAGATGTCCCGCATCCGCAAGGTGATCGCCAAGAACATGGTCGACAGCTTGCAGACTGCGGCCCAACTGACCACCGTGATCGAGGTGGACGTCACGAAGGTCGCGCGGTTGCGTGCCAAGCACAAGGCGGCGTTCGCGGAGCGTGAGGGCGTCAAGTTGTCCTTCATGCCGTTCTTCGCGCTGGCCACCTGCGAGGCGTTGAAGGCCTTCCCGGTTCTCAACGCCAGCATTGATGGTGACGAGGTGATCTACCACGGCCAGGAAAACCTCGGCATTGCGGTCGACACCGAGAAGGGCCTGATGGTCCCGGTCATCAAGGACGCCGGCGACCTCAACATTGCGGGCATGGCCCGCAAGATCGCCGACCTCGCCGAACGGACCCGGACAAACCAGATCTCTCCGGACGAGCTCAGCGGTGCGACGTTCTCACTCACCAACACCGGGAGCCGAGGTGCACTGTTCGATACGCCGATCTTCGGCCAGCCTCAGGTCGGCATCCTGGGCACGGGTGCGGTCGTCAAGCGTCCAGTCGTGGTGACTGACGTCGACGGTGGCGAAACCATCGCCATCCGGTCGATGGTCTACCTCGCCTTGTCCTACGATCACCGCCTGGTCGACGGCGCCGACGCCGCTCGCTTCCTCGCCGACGTGAAGGAGCGCCTGGAAGAAGGCGCGTTCGAGGTCTGA
- a CDS encoding leucyl aminopeptidase: MTTLTLTDKDTAALKADVLVLLSRTSDGDTRLVTAHGVAAETEEHINATLAAIGAKGRLNETTKLTGVPGVSAPLVVVSGTSLEDEPQASDHESIRQAVGAAIRGLKGTQHAAVAVPGPSSELAGAVAEGALFGAYAFNAYRSAPKPSSEPVAKVSVISSAARTAAAKAAAKRAEVLAETQAFARDLVNTPPNDLYPESFADKVKKRLSGTKVKVSVMEERALAKANCGGLIGVGQGSARPPRLVTLTYAPEKATRHVAIVGKGITFDSGGLCLKPATSMITMKCDMAGAAAAVAAVEALARLGTPVAVTAYLCLAENMTGSNAQRPGDVVTMHNGKTVEIINTDAEGRLVMADGLSFASEITPDVVVDIATLTGAAMMALGVRTAAVLSNNDDARERMVTAASRVGERQWAMPLAEELRPPMDSQVADFKHTGEKHGGMITAALFLREFVGDNADGEQIPWVHVDIAGPAFNSDGAHGYTPTGATGYGVRSLVSFAEANV, encoded by the coding sequence GTGACGACCCTGACTCTCACTGACAAGGACACCGCGGCGCTCAAGGCCGACGTACTCGTGCTCCTGTCACGGACATCAGACGGAGACACGCGGCTCGTCACGGCGCACGGTGTCGCCGCCGAGACCGAGGAACACATCAACGCGACTCTCGCGGCGATCGGCGCCAAGGGTCGGCTCAATGAGACCACCAAGTTGACTGGGGTGCCGGGCGTCTCCGCTCCCCTGGTGGTGGTCTCTGGAACGTCGTTGGAGGATGAACCGCAGGCCTCTGACCACGAGTCCATTCGCCAGGCCGTCGGCGCCGCCATTCGCGGGCTCAAGGGCACGCAGCACGCTGCTGTAGCGGTGCCCGGTCCTAGCTCCGAACTCGCTGGCGCCGTCGCCGAAGGCGCCCTCTTTGGTGCCTACGCCTTCAACGCGTACCGCAGCGCGCCCAAGCCCTCATCCGAGCCGGTCGCCAAGGTATCTGTCATCTCCTCCGCTGCGCGTACTGCTGCCGCTAAGGCCGCAGCCAAGCGGGCCGAGGTGCTTGCCGAAACCCAGGCCTTCGCCCGCGACCTGGTCAACACTCCGCCCAACGATCTGTACCCCGAGTCTTTCGCCGACAAGGTCAAGAAGCGCCTCTCGGGCACCAAGGTCAAGGTGTCGGTCATGGAGGAGCGCGCACTGGCGAAGGCGAACTGCGGAGGCCTGATCGGAGTCGGTCAGGGATCGGCTCGCCCGCCACGCCTGGTCACGCTGACCTACGCGCCGGAGAAGGCGACCCGGCACGTCGCGATCGTCGGGAAGGGCATCACCTTCGATTCCGGTGGCCTTTGTCTCAAGCCGGCCACCTCAATGATCACCATGAAGTGCGACATGGCGGGCGCCGCCGCAGCGGTCGCAGCCGTTGAGGCGCTCGCACGTCTCGGCACCCCGGTCGCGGTTACCGCGTATCTGTGTCTCGCCGAGAACATGACCGGCTCCAACGCACAGCGCCCGGGCGACGTCGTGACCATGCACAACGGCAAGACCGTCGAAATCATCAACACCGACGCCGAGGGCCGCCTCGTCATGGCAGACGGCTTGTCCTTTGCTTCAGAGATCACGCCCGACGTGGTCGTTGATATCGCTACGCTCACCGGCGCGGCCATGATGGCGCTTGGCGTGCGCACTGCCGCAGTGCTTTCCAACAACGACGACGCCCGCGAGCGCATGGTGACCGCGGCCAGTCGAGTCGGCGAACGCCAGTGGGCGATGCCTCTGGCCGAGGAACTACGGCCGCCCATGGACTCGCAGGTTGCTGACTTCAAACACACCGGTGAGAAGCACGGCGGCATGATCACCGCAGCCCTGTTCCTGCGAGAGTTCGTAGGCGACAACGCAGACGGCGAGCAGATTCCGTGGGTGCACGTCGACATCGCGGGGCCTGCCTTTAACAGTGACGGTGCGCACGGCTACACCCCCACCGGCGCTACCGGCTATGGCGTACGCAGCCTGGTGAGTTTTGCCGAAGCCAACGTCTGA
- a CDS encoding TIGR01777 family oxidoreductase, whose amino-acid sequence MSDTRQRVAIAGSSGLIGDALSSFLRNRGDEVVHLVRREPESPHEVEWDPANGRLDPESLGAVTAAVNLAGAGIGDKRWTDQYKRLLVSSRVDSTRTLATTLAKLDGDIRLVNGSAMGFYGDRGEDVLDETEPAGSAFLSDLVQQWEAAAQPAIDAGYPVAYARTGLVFAGGGMMERVLPLAKFGLGGPLGSGRQWWSWITLVDEVRALAHLIDHPEITGPVNVVAPNPERQKDVMRVLGRLLGRPAVLPAPKPALRLVLGELSSDILSSQRLDPAVLRESGFIWEHENVESGLRFVLRDAE is encoded by the coding sequence ATGAGCGACACACGACAGCGCGTTGCCATCGCCGGTTCATCCGGTCTGATCGGCGACGCGCTGTCGTCGTTCCTGCGAAACCGCGGCGACGAGGTCGTCCACCTAGTTCGGCGCGAACCGGAATCTCCGCACGAGGTCGAGTGGGACCCGGCGAACGGTCGACTGGACCCCGAGTCGCTGGGCGCCGTTACTGCTGCCGTCAACCTGGCTGGCGCCGGGATCGGTGACAAGCGCTGGACCGATCAATACAAACGCCTGCTGGTCTCGTCCCGCGTCGACAGCACCCGGACGCTTGCCACAACGCTGGCCAAGCTCGACGGCGACATCCGGCTGGTGAACGGTTCCGCCATGGGCTTCTATGGCGACCGCGGGGAGGACGTGTTAGACGAGACTGAGCCCGCCGGCTCGGCGTTCCTGTCGGACCTGGTCCAGCAGTGGGAGGCGGCCGCGCAGCCCGCGATCGATGCTGGCTACCCAGTGGCGTACGCCCGCACCGGGCTGGTGTTCGCCGGCGGCGGGATGATGGAGCGCGTGCTACCGCTGGCCAAGTTTGGGCTGGGCGGTCCGCTCGGGTCGGGTCGACAGTGGTGGTCATGGATCACGCTGGTCGACGAGGTCCGGGCCCTTGCCCACCTCATCGACCATCCCGAGATCACCGGGCCGGTGAACGTGGTCGCGCCGAACCCGGAGCGTCAAAAGGACGTGATGCGTGTCCTCGGCCGATTGCTCGGTCGGCCTGCTGTACTTCCAGCCCCCAAGCCTGCCCTGCGGCTCGTGCTGGGCGAGTTGTCTAGCGACATCCTCAGCAGCCAGCGCCTGGACCCTGCAGTGCTTCGCGAGTCGGGCTTCATCTGGGAGCACGAGAACGTTGAGTCCGGGCTGCGCTTCGTGCTGCGCGACGCTGAATAA
- a CDS encoding serine/threonine protein kinase, protein MSTEPDDLREPVLPGYRLGRYLGGGASGGVWAVTRVSDEARLAAKVLHLPLEEALTEVAYLERLQHEHVVRLHDSVVDSSGPDLRLAMITDLAEGGSLGSAIAGRGHLTMGELVTVLTPVARTLHDLHGQGLVHGDLSPANVLLDADGKPMLADFGVARLAADRDASAWGTEGFVAPEVLAGEAPGSASDVYALGALAWTALVGEAPPPAALRPHLPDVAPQASASACDLILSALSHTAQTRPDAGSFALAIWDSAPPEPAPRAGSEGARAVTSDPWAGLTQRIRERAVHPEPEPLPRWYQTRFARRTMVAAASGGVLVGAGVVWPEPAPMQVQAHLVAADARGAALHQPDAPVTVKPRPKRPPRATSTSDPESQPAAKPKATKGPPRRVSPAHVVDLRDDPETAVQRLVDARAHAWTGGTSHLAQAFTANSVAWKRDSTDLRRAASAGARYDGLSFLVRSATVRSATSTSAVVATVIDRSSYRVVGQDEAAAPARTGQRVVLNLTHTDRGWRIANWTAA, encoded by the coding sequence GTGAGTACGGAACCAGACGATCTGCGCGAGCCAGTCCTTCCTGGCTACCGTCTTGGGCGCTACCTGGGCGGGGGAGCCAGCGGTGGAGTATGGGCCGTGACCCGGGTCAGTGACGAGGCTCGGCTCGCGGCAAAGGTGTTGCACCTGCCCTTAGAGGAGGCGTTGACCGAGGTTGCCTACCTGGAGCGCCTCCAGCACGAGCATGTGGTGCGTCTGCATGACTCGGTCGTCGACTCATCTGGTCCGGATCTTCGGTTGGCGATGATCACCGACCTTGCTGAAGGTGGCTCGCTGGGGAGCGCGATCGCGGGACGTGGGCACCTGACGATGGGCGAGTTGGTCACCGTGCTGACCCCGGTGGCCCGCACCTTGCACGACCTGCACGGCCAGGGTCTGGTGCACGGCGACCTCAGTCCGGCCAACGTCCTGCTCGATGCTGACGGCAAGCCCATGCTTGCCGACTTCGGGGTGGCGCGACTTGCGGCGGATCGGGACGCGTCGGCGTGGGGTACGGAGGGCTTCGTGGCGCCAGAAGTGCTTGCTGGTGAGGCTCCCGGTTCGGCAAGCGACGTCTATGCCCTGGGTGCGCTGGCCTGGACCGCGCTGGTGGGCGAGGCGCCGCCACCCGCGGCGCTGCGTCCACACCTTCCCGATGTGGCACCCCAGGCCAGCGCCTCCGCCTGTGACCTCATCCTGAGTGCGCTGTCCCATACGGCCCAGACCCGACCCGACGCCGGGTCGTTCGCCTTGGCCATCTGGGACTCAGCACCGCCCGAACCGGCTCCTCGGGCGGGTTCTGAGGGGGCCCGAGCAGTCACGAGCGATCCATGGGCAGGCCTGACGCAGCGCATTCGGGAACGGGCCGTTCATCCAGAACCAGAACCGCTACCACGTTGGTATCAGACACGATTCGCGCGCCGGACGATGGTGGCGGCTGCCTCTGGAGGCGTGCTGGTCGGGGCGGGTGTCGTCTGGCCAGAGCCTGCACCAATGCAGGTGCAGGCGCACCTGGTTGCCGCGGATGCCAGAGGAGCCGCGCTGCACCAGCCAGACGCACCGGTCACCGTCAAGCCCAGGCCCAAGCGCCCTCCCAGGGCAACGTCCACATCCGACCCTGAATCTCAACCCGCCGCCAAACCAAAGGCCACGAAGGGTCCGCCGAGGCGAGTTTCTCCTGCGCATGTCGTTGACCTTCGAGACGACCCGGAGACCGCAGTTCAACGCCTCGTCGATGCGCGGGCGCACGCCTGGACTGGCGGAACGAGCCACCTCGCTCAGGCCTTCACCGCGAATTCGGTCGCGTGGAAGCGCGACAGCACTGACCTGCGCCGGGCGGCTTCGGCGGGGGCGCGCTATGACGGACTGAGTTTCCTCGTACGCTCCGCCACCGTCCGCTCTGCGACCTCCACGTCGGCCGTGGTTGCCACGGTGATTGACCGATCGAGCTATCGCGTCGTGGGGCAGGATGAGGCGGCGGCTCCCGCTCGAACGGGACAACGGGTGGTGCTCAACCTGACCCACACAGATCGAGGCTGGCGCATCGCCAATTGGACGGCTGCCTAA
- the lpdA gene encoding dihydrolipoyl dehydrogenase — MSSADASTFDLVILGGGSGGYACAFRAAELGLRVALIEKDKLGGTCLHRGCIPTKALLHAAEVADSAREGAKFGVHTTLESIDMAGVHAYKDGVIARLYKGLQGLATSHQVEFIEGEGRLTSPTEVTVGERTVTGSKVVLATGSYAKSIPGLTVGGRVMTSDEALSLDHVPERVVVLGGGVIGVEFASVFASFGAQVTVLEALPRLVPAEDEAISKQLERSFKKRKITVKTGTRIAGATDGDHAVTLDIEGGDPLEADLLLVAVGRGPVTDGLGYDEVGVAMDRGFVTTNERLETSVPGVYAVGDIVPGLQLAHRGFAQGIFVAEEIAGLQPAAINESGIPRVTYCEPEIASVGLTEQQAREIHGDAVETYDYNLGGNGKSQILGTQGFIKLVRTKDGPVLGVHMVGARMGEQIGEAQLIVGWEALPDDVAPLIHAHPTQNEALGEAHLALAGKPLHAHG; from the coding sequence ATGAGTTCAGCCGATGCGTCAACCTTTGACCTGGTCATCCTTGGCGGCGGCAGCGGCGGATACGCCTGTGCCTTTCGCGCCGCCGAACTCGGACTCCGAGTCGCGCTGATCGAGAAGGACAAACTCGGCGGAACGTGCCTGCACCGCGGGTGCATTCCCACCAAGGCGCTCCTGCATGCGGCTGAAGTTGCCGACTCCGCGCGAGAAGGTGCCAAGTTCGGCGTACACACCACGCTCGAGTCGATCGACATGGCCGGTGTGCACGCGTACAAGGACGGCGTCATCGCTCGGCTCTACAAGGGACTTCAGGGCCTCGCGACCTCTCATCAAGTCGAATTCATTGAGGGCGAAGGACGTCTCACCTCCCCCACTGAAGTCACCGTGGGCGAACGCACTGTCACCGGCTCGAAGGTCGTGCTCGCCACTGGCTCCTATGCCAAGAGCATTCCCGGACTCACCGTGGGCGGGCGAGTGATGACGAGCGATGAGGCGCTGTCCCTTGACCATGTCCCCGAGCGTGTCGTCGTGCTCGGCGGCGGCGTCATCGGCGTCGAATTCGCTTCAGTGTTCGCCTCATTCGGGGCTCAGGTCACCGTGTTGGAGGCGCTCCCCCGGCTGGTCCCCGCTGAAGATGAGGCGATCTCCAAGCAATTGGAGCGCTCCTTCAAGAAGCGCAAGATCACCGTCAAGACCGGGACCCGAATCGCTGGTGCGACTGATGGCGACCACGCAGTCACTCTCGACATCGAAGGTGGCGACCCCCTTGAGGCCGACCTCCTCCTCGTAGCCGTAGGACGTGGGCCGGTCACCGACGGTCTCGGTTATGACGAAGTCGGCGTCGCCATGGATCGCGGATTCGTGACGACCAATGAGCGACTGGAGACCTCGGTGCCGGGGGTGTACGCGGTCGGCGACATCGTGCCCGGCTTGCAGTTGGCGCACCGCGGCTTTGCGCAGGGCATCTTTGTCGCCGAAGAGATCGCCGGGTTGCAGCCGGCAGCCATCAACGAATCTGGCATCCCGCGCGTCACCTATTGCGAGCCTGAGATTGCCTCGGTTGGTCTGACCGAGCAGCAGGCTCGCGAAATTCATGGTGATGCTGTGGAGACCTACGACTACAACCTGGGCGGCAACGGAAAGAGCCAGATCCTGGGCACCCAAGGCTTCATCAAACTGGTGCGGACCAAGGACGGCCCGGTGCTCGGCGTTCACATGGTCGGGGCCCGCATGGGCGAACAGATCGGCGAAGCACAGCTGATCGTTGGATGGGAAGCCCTTCCGGACGATGTCGCGCCCCTGATCCATGCTCACCCCACCCAGAACGAGGCGCTCGGTGAAGCGCACCTCGCCCTGGCCGGCAAACCTCTGCACGCCCACGGATGA
- a CDS encoding DUF5302 domain-containing protein, producing MADTSSGDADKKPGPDEETRRKFREALDKKQSHGGKDVSDRSGHSKVGGTHAAETSGAQQMFRRKSGA from the coding sequence ATGGCCGACACCTCAAGCGGCGACGCTGACAAGAAGCCGGGGCCGGACGAGGAGACGCGGCGCAAGTTCCGCGAGGCGCTCGATAAGAAGCAGTCCCACGGTGGCAAAGACGTTTCCGACCGCAGTGGTCACTCAAAGGTCGGTGGCACCCACGCCGCAGAGACCAGTGGCGCACAGCAGATGTTCCGCCGCAAGTCGGGTGCCTGA
- a CDS encoding citrate/2-methylcitrate synthase, with protein sequence MTTPTADQALIAPPGLAGVIVADTSIGQVRGREGFFHYRQHDATRLARDAAFEDVWHLMIAGDLPDSGTSTSWRAKIADAAVLDEALRGALIDVLRRTASEDPLVSLRTGISAYGALTGMRPLWDLGAADRTEDAIRVAAVVPWLVTSAYAIRAGREPMTPSSERGVVANYLQLMGVEDPSPAAVQSLSRYLCLTVDHGFNASTFTARVIASTGADLAACVVGAIGSLSGPLHGGAPSRALDALDAIGSADRAYDWAVAQLESGERVMGFGHAVYRGVDPRSELLKATAVQLGGPTVELAVQAEAEVIRALGERKPDRILRANVEYYAGVVMQECGVPREMFTPTFAVSRVIGWTAHILEQCEQRKIIRPDARYVGPPPA encoded by the coding sequence ATGACCACTCCCACAGCAGATCAGGCACTCATCGCACCACCTGGCCTGGCCGGTGTCATCGTCGCGGACACGAGCATCGGCCAGGTACGAGGCCGCGAAGGTTTCTTTCATTACCGCCAGCACGACGCCACGCGGTTGGCTCGGGATGCTGCATTCGAGGACGTATGGCACCTGATGATCGCCGGGGACCTTCCGGACAGTGGCACAAGCACATCATGGCGCGCCAAGATCGCCGATGCCGCGGTTCTGGACGAAGCCCTGCGCGGCGCACTCATCGACGTGCTCCGACGGACGGCAAGCGAGGATCCTTTGGTGTCGCTCCGCACCGGGATATCGGCATATGGCGCGCTGACCGGGATGCGGCCGCTCTGGGATCTGGGCGCAGCGGACCGCACTGAGGACGCCATACGCGTTGCCGCGGTCGTGCCCTGGCTGGTGACCTCTGCGTACGCAATCCGGGCCGGCCGCGAGCCCATGACACCAAGTTCCGAGCGTGGCGTCGTGGCGAATTACCTACAGCTGATGGGCGTAGAGGACCCGTCGCCAGCGGCAGTTCAATCGCTCAGTCGCTATCTATGTCTCACCGTCGACCACGGCTTCAATGCCTCAACCTTCACCGCCCGGGTGATTGCCTCAACGGGGGCCGACCTGGCCGCCTGCGTCGTGGGCGCTATCGGCTCCCTGTCGGGTCCGTTGCACGGCGGTGCTCCGTCACGCGCACTCGATGCCCTCGACGCGATCGGATCGGCTGACCGTGCCTATGACTGGGCCGTGGCCCAACTGGAGTCCGGTGAACGAGTCATGGGGTTCGGGCACGCGGTCTACCGCGGAGTGGACCCACGATCGGAACTGTTGAAAGCCACCGCAGTGCAGCTCGGTGGGCCAACGGTCGAGTTGGCCGTCCAGGCCGAGGCCGAGGTCATCCGGGCGCTCGGTGAGCGCAAGCCAGATCGCATCCTCCGGGCCAACGTCGAGTACTACGCCGGAGTCGTCATGCAGGAGTGCGGCGTGCCGCGGGAGATGTTCACCCCGACGTTTGCGGTGAGCCGGGTCATCGGGTGGACCGCGCACATCCTCGAGCAGTGCGAGCAGCGAAAGATCATCCGTCCGGACGCTCGGTACGTCGGTCCGCCGCCTGCATGA
- a CDS encoding citrate/2-methylcitrate synthase has product MTDREQMSVSAAADLLGVRKETVYAYVSRGLLRRTYASGPDGRRVSRLDLRQVRELAAQTHRTRPGQWELSIDSSISELDARGRLSYRGQDAIALAEAMSYEEVAETLWQQVPSGSWHPDEARDGHWQRAQSAAPSEATPADRARIVLALLAAENTERSALDSARTAIIRCAQSLGPRPVSWQGDVATTVTKALSLTVPTASTTDLVRRALCLLADHELATSTVAARAAAGTGAALPIVLLTGAAALGGPRHGRASTIAEQTLSIWLNTGELNSAVGGFGHSVYADVDPRAEALLAATLASHPEMEGPIHALSLQVLRRDGLHPNIDLALATMTHATSLRPGAGEAIFLVARLAGFTAHAVEERDQPMRFRPRAIYTGIMQAADRRTERPDG; this is encoded by the coding sequence ATGACCGACCGCGAGCAGATGAGCGTCTCCGCCGCCGCGGATCTCCTCGGTGTCCGCAAAGAAACGGTCTATGCCTACGTCAGTCGCGGTCTCCTTCGAAGGACCTATGCCTCTGGACCTGACGGACGTCGAGTGTCCCGTCTCGACCTCCGACAGGTCCGCGAACTCGCGGCACAGACACATCGCACTCGACCGGGGCAGTGGGAACTGAGCATCGACAGTTCCATCTCCGAACTCGACGCCCGGGGGCGCCTGTCGTATCGAGGCCAGGACGCCATCGCCCTGGCTGAGGCCATGTCGTATGAGGAGGTAGCCGAGACTCTCTGGCAGCAGGTGCCCTCGGGTTCCTGGCACCCGGACGAGGCCAGGGACGGGCATTGGCAACGAGCGCAGTCGGCCGCACCATCCGAGGCAACTCCGGCTGACCGGGCGCGAATCGTGCTCGCCCTGCTGGCCGCCGAGAACACCGAGCGATCTGCCCTGGACAGCGCGCGGACCGCGATCATCAGGTGCGCCCAGTCGCTCGGGCCTAGACCTGTCAGTTGGCAAGGAGACGTGGCAACCACCGTCACGAAGGCACTCAGCCTCACGGTTCCCACCGCGAGCACAACCGACCTCGTGCGGCGTGCGCTATGCCTGCTTGCCGATCACGAACTCGCGACCTCCACCGTCGCCGCCCGCGCGGCGGCAGGGACGGGCGCCGCCCTCCCGATCGTGCTCCTTACGGGCGCCGCTGCTCTGGGCGGGCCACGACACGGGCGCGCCTCCACCATCGCCGAACAGACCCTGAGCATCTGGCTCAACACAGGAGAACTCAACTCTGCTGTAGGCGGATTCGGCCATAGCGTGTATGCCGACGTGGACCCACGCGCCGAGGCTCTGCTCGCAGCGACACTTGCATCTCATCCTGAGATGGAGGGGCCAATCCACGCCCTGAGTCTGCAGGTGCTGCGGCGCGACGGACTCCACCCCAACATCGATCTTGCACTTGCCACGATGACGCACGCGACGTCCCTGCGTCCCGGCGCTGGCGAGGCGATCTTTCTCGTCGCTCGATTGGCCGGCTTCACCGCGCATGCCGTGGAGGAGCGCGATCAGCCGATGCGGTTTCGGCCACGGGCGATCTATACCGGCATCATGCAGGCGGCGGACCGACGTACCGAGCGTCCGGACGGATGA